A genomic segment from Chitinophagaceae bacterium encodes:
- a CDS encoding hexameric tyrosine-coordinated heme protein — protein MMDTWLTTLITATPQEGYELAITLSRRGVKYTQPDAEVLQKLRPQYANDPNALTAASQVIAINFQTVAAANNYWKK, from the coding sequence ATTATGGATACCTGGTTAACCACTTTAATTACGGCAACACCACAGGAAGGATATGAACTGGCGATTACACTTTCACGCCGTGGCGTTAAATATACCCAGCCCGATGCAGAAGTATTGCAAAAACTTAGGCCACAATATGCTAATGATCCTAATGCTCTTACTGCTGCTTCGCAGGTGATTGCTATTAATTTTCAAACGGTTGCTGCGGCAAATAATTACTGGAAAAAGTAA
- a CDS encoding nucleoside deaminase gives MEEYISFMRQCEALGKNAALKGNSPVGAMIIKDHTIISKAEEAAHSKNDITCHAEIEAIRFAIEKLHTNDLSNCILVTTHEPCIMCAYALRFYKIKKIVYKYPVQYLGSITSDFALLVSNKVPSNWGNPPEIIWLI, from the coding sequence ATGGAAGAATACATTTCTTTTATGCGGCAATGTGAAGCATTAGGGAAAAATGCTGCTTTAAAAGGAAATTCGCCAGTAGGCGCAATGATAATTAAAGACCATACTATTATCAGCAAAGCAGAAGAAGCAGCTCACAGTAAAAACGATATTACCTGCCATGCAGAAATAGAAGCCATTAGATTTGCCATAGAAAAACTACATACCAACGACCTGTCAAACTGTATTTTAGTTACTACGCATGAGCCTTGTATTATGTGCGCTTATGCATTAAGGTTTTATAAGATTAAAAAAATTGTTTACAAATATCCCGTTCAGTACCTTGGAAGTATTACTTCTGATTTCGCTTTATTAGTTTCTAACAAAGTGCCTTCAAATTGGGGAAATCCACCGGAAATAATATGGTTAATATAA